Proteins encoded within one genomic window of Bradyrhizobium sp. AZCC 1719:
- a CDS encoding SDR family NAD(P)-dependent oxidoreductase, whose protein sequence is MTMAGRLNGKSSIVTGAATGIGEAIAHKFAREGAKVIVAGLPADPVEDVVHAIRARGGVAEPFLGDVADEVDAQACIALAIDAFGRLDVLINNAGVFPEIAECQDHSVEMFDYIVRNNVRSAFLMTKFALPHLKRSRGVVISTGSEAGEMGEPTAAPYGGSKGFLHAFMRGVAYEQGKHGVRALCVCPGPIDTAWTHKETGPMNEQMEKQTLAGTVLGRRGTPEEMANVFAFAASDEASFVTGALIFADGGTTIAKGGPGETVQSFVREQPKPTLDLRHSHDGLKGKPVENRMH, encoded by the coding sequence ATGACGATGGCGGGACGGCTGAACGGCAAATCATCAATCGTAACAGGTGCGGCGACGGGAATCGGCGAAGCTATCGCCCATAAATTTGCGCGAGAAGGTGCGAAAGTCATTGTTGCCGGACTGCCCGCCGATCCGGTGGAGGACGTCGTCCATGCCATCCGGGCGCGCGGCGGCGTGGCCGAACCCTTTCTTGGCGATGTTGCGGACGAGGTGGATGCGCAAGCATGCATCGCCCTGGCGATCGACGCATTCGGCAGGCTCGACGTCCTGATCAACAATGCTGGCGTCTTTCCTGAAATTGCCGAATGCCAGGATCATTCGGTCGAGATGTTCGACTACATCGTGCGTAACAATGTCCGTTCTGCATTCCTGATGACGAAGTTTGCGCTGCCGCATCTGAAGCGCTCGCGGGGTGTCGTGATTTCAACGGGATCGGAGGCCGGCGAAATGGGTGAGCCGACGGCGGCGCCCTATGGCGGCTCGAAGGGTTTCCTTCACGCTTTCATGCGCGGCGTGGCCTACGAACAGGGCAAACACGGCGTGCGCGCTCTCTGTGTGTGCCCTGGCCCCATCGATACGGCCTGGACGCACAAGGAGACCGGGCCGATGAACGAGCAGATGGAGAAGCAGACTCTTGCCGGTACCGTGCTCGGTCGGCGCGGCACCCCGGAGGAGATGGCCAATGTCTTTGCGTTCGCCGCGTCGGATGAGGCGAGCTTCGTAACGGGGGCGCTGATATTTGCTGACGGCGGCACCACGATTGCGAAGGGCGGTCCGGGGGAGACGGTGCAGAGCTTTGTGAGGGAGCAACCCAAGCCGACGCTCGATCTCAGGCACTCGCACGACGGCCTCAAGGGCAAGCCTGTCGAGAATCGCATGCACTAG
- a CDS encoding YbhB/YbcL family Raf kinase inhibitor-like protein yields MVFKLTSPAFDDDQPIPVKYTCDGQNVSPPLQWSDPPPGTKSFALIVEDPDAPSGTFRHWGIYNVMGERSMLPEAIGHGPKTERLGKGMNDFGELGYGGPAPPKGHGTHHYHFKLAALDVDELSRSPSMPVVDIWKAAEKHMIGQAELVGTYRR; encoded by the coding sequence ATGGTGTTCAAGTTGACGAGTCCTGCATTCGACGACGACCAGCCGATTCCGGTCAAATACACTTGCGACGGCCAGAATGTGTCTCCGCCGCTTCAATGGTCGGATCCGCCACCGGGTACGAAGAGCTTCGCCCTTATCGTTGAGGACCCGGATGCACCGTCCGGCACGTTTCGGCATTGGGGCATCTACAACGTCATGGGCGAGCGGTCGATGCTGCCGGAAGCCATCGGTCACGGGCCAAAGACGGAGCGTCTCGGCAAGGGCATGAACGATTTCGGCGAACTAGGCTATGGCGGGCCCGCGCCGCCCAAGGGTCATGGTACGCATCACTATCACTTCAAGCTAGCGGCTTTGGATGTCGACGAGCTATCGCGGTCGCCCAGCATGCCGGTAGTCGACATCTGGAAAGCAGCCGAGAAGCACATGATCGGCCAGGCTGAACTCGTCGGGACGTACCGCAGGTAG
- a CDS encoding erythromycin esterase family protein, which translates to MALSPEAEQVRERTNRELIDLLHEAGEHLPAPEQDDFTSFFDRFGPAKIVMLGEATHGTSEFYRARTAITRQLIEHHGFNIVAVEADWPDAAVLDHLVRQLPSEPPKERPFERFPTWMWRNIEVKQFIDYLRFHNDACAADRRVELRGLDVYSLNSSIAAVIAYLERIDPERARVARERYSCLTPWQADPAGYGRAVLSGRDSCEDEVVAQLRELLSHRLSHQDGDEAFFNAAQNARIVRAAEQYYRIMYRGSTESWNLRDRHMFDTLQYVVQERGPQAKAVVWAHNSHIGNAAATSMGWGGEFNIGELVRNAYGDEAVLIGFGTDRGTVAAASDWGGEMEIKSVRPAREDSYEYLLRRTGLARSLTDLRPPGRSELRDRLTGPRLERAIGVIYRPETELLSHYFEAVLPEQFDAFVWFEDTKAVTPLATRAVAGAAETYPFGF; encoded by the coding sequence ATGGCCCTTTCACCGGAAGCCGAACAAGTTCGCGAGAGGACTAATCGCGAGCTGATCGATCTCCTGCACGAGGCAGGCGAGCATCTCCCGGCGCCGGAGCAGGACGATTTCACGTCCTTTTTCGATCGATTCGGCCCTGCGAAAATCGTGATGCTCGGCGAAGCGACACATGGCACGTCAGAATTCTATCGGGCACGTACCGCCATCACCCGCCAGTTGATCGAGCACCACGGCTTCAACATCGTCGCGGTCGAGGCCGATTGGCCGGACGCAGCAGTGCTCGATCACCTCGTGCGGCAACTGCCATCCGAGCCGCCCAAGGAGCGGCCGTTCGAACGTTTCCCGACCTGGATGTGGCGCAATATCGAAGTGAAGCAATTCATCGATTATCTGCGCTTCCACAACGACGCGTGCGCTGCGGACCGGAGAGTCGAGTTGCGGGGGCTCGACGTCTACAGCCTCAACAGCTCCATTGCCGCAGTCATCGCGTATCTCGAACGCATCGACCCGGAACGCGCCCGCGTGGCGCGTGAACGCTATTCCTGCCTGACGCCGTGGCAGGCAGACCCTGCCGGTTACGGACGCGCCGTACTGTCCGGCCGAGACAGTTGCGAAGACGAGGTGGTGGCTCAATTGCGCGAGCTTCTGTCGCACCGGCTTTCGCATCAAGACGGCGACGAGGCCTTCTTCAATGCCGCGCAGAATGCGCGGATCGTGCGCGCGGCCGAGCAGTATTACCGCATCATGTATCGCGGCTCGACCGAGTCGTGGAACCTGCGCGACCGTCACATGTTCGACACGCTGCAATATGTGGTGCAGGAACGCGGGCCGCAGGCGAAGGCGGTGGTCTGGGCCCACAACTCCCACATCGGCAACGCTGCGGCAACTTCGATGGGTTGGGGCGGCGAATTCAATATCGGTGAGCTCGTCCGCAACGCCTATGGCGACGAGGCCGTCTTGATCGGCTTCGGCACGGATCGCGGCACAGTGGCTGCGGCCTCCGATTGGGGCGGCGAGATGGAGATCAAGTCGGTTCGGCCGGCACGCGAGGACAGCTATGAATACCTGCTCCGCCGCACTGGTCTGGCGCGATCACTGACCGATTTGCGGCCGCCCGGCCGAAGCGAGCTGCGCGACAGGTTGACCGGTCCCAGACTCGAGCGAGCCATTGGCGTCATCTATCGACCCGAGACGGAGCTCCTCAGCCACTACTTCGAGGCGGTATTGCCCGAACAGTTCGACGCGTTCGTCTGGTTCGAAGACACCAAGGCGGTGACACCGCTTGCGACACGAGCCGTAGCGGGCGCGGCAGAGACCTATCCCTTTGGGTTCTGA
- a CDS encoding phosphoribosyltransferase family protein has product MASAREQLSEVLVGPHHLAGILGVPHDAAGIVIFAHGSGSGRLSPRNNQVAAALREAGFATLLLDLLSPEEERDRGNVFDIPLLASRLSDAADWTRNRPELAEFPIGYFGASTGAAAALVAAADRQNVTAVVSRGGRPDLAGKALHAVRAPTLLIVGGADLPVIPLNRSAFAELSCEKDLVIVPKATHLFEEPGALEQVTQYATRWFRLFLASPLSEEVIDADTVFNDRQDAGRRLASALMKFKDKDAVVLALPRGGVPVAFEVAQALHAKLDVALVRKIGAPGHEELGLGAVVDGAHPQVVLNEDIVREIQPGAAYLEAEIARQLAEIERRRRLYREGDPPPEIAGRTTIVVDDGIATGGSVKAVLRALARAKPGRLVLAVPVAPRDSLDELSAEADEIICLRSPDPFFAVGMHYRDFGQTSDQEVTELLHRSKASSPNQTRT; this is encoded by the coding sequence ATGGCGAGTGCACGGGAACAGCTCAGCGAAGTCCTGGTCGGTCCGCACCACCTTGCGGGCATTCTGGGCGTACCTCACGATGCGGCCGGCATCGTGATCTTTGCGCATGGCAGCGGTAGCGGCCGTCTAAGCCCACGCAACAACCAGGTCGCAGCGGCTCTCCGTGAGGCCGGATTTGCCACGCTGCTGCTTGATCTCCTCAGCCCGGAGGAGGAGCGTGACCGCGGCAACGTATTCGACATCCCGCTATTGGCATCACGGCTCTCAGACGCCGCGGACTGGACCCGCAACAGGCCAGAGCTCGCGGAGTTTCCGATTGGCTATTTCGGCGCAAGCACCGGTGCAGCGGCCGCGCTGGTCGCGGCTGCCGACCGGCAGAACGTTACTGCGGTGGTTTCGCGCGGCGGTCGGCCGGATTTGGCCGGCAAGGCGCTGCACGCCGTCAGGGCGCCGACCCTGTTGATCGTTGGCGGGGCCGACCTACCGGTTATTCCGCTCAACCGTTCGGCTTTTGCGGAGCTCTCTTGCGAGAAGGACCTCGTGATCGTGCCGAAGGCGACGCATTTGTTCGAAGAACCCGGCGCGCTCGAGCAGGTGACGCAATATGCCACGCGCTGGTTCCGCCTATTCCTGGCGTCGCCCCTCTCCGAAGAGGTGATCGACGCCGACACGGTTTTCAACGACCGGCAAGACGCCGGACGCCGGCTAGCCTCTGCGCTCATGAAGTTCAAAGACAAGGACGCGGTCGTGCTCGCGCTGCCGCGTGGGGGCGTACCCGTCGCGTTCGAGGTTGCGCAAGCGCTGCACGCCAAGCTCGACGTAGCGCTCGTGCGCAAGATCGGCGCGCCGGGTCATGAGGAGCTCGGGCTCGGCGCGGTCGTCGATGGCGCCCATCCGCAGGTCGTGCTCAATGAGGACATCGTTCGCGAGATCCAGCCGGGTGCGGCCTACCTGGAAGCCGAGATTGCCCGCCAGCTTGCCGAAATCGAACGTCGACGACGCCTTTACCGCGAGGGTGATCCACCGCCGGAGATTGCAGGCCGTACGACCATTGTCGTCGACGACGGCATCGCCACCGGCGGAAGCGTGAAAGCCGTGCTGAGAGCGCTCGCAAGGGCGAAGCCGGGCCGTCTCGTCCTTGCGGTGCCGGTTGCGCCACGCGATTCGCTTGACGAACTGAGTGCGGAGGCAGACGAGATCATTTGCCTCAGGAGCCCCGATCCGTTCTTTGCGGTCGGCATGCACTACAGGGATTTCGGCCAGACTTCGGATCAGGAAGTTACCGAGCTGTTGCATCGTTCGAAGGCCAGCAGCCCGAACCAGACGCGTACGTGA
- the pdxR gene encoding MocR-like pyridoxine biosynthesis transcription factor PdxR, which yields MAFHVSLVGRGDLSGEIYRQIRQAILDGRLRPGERLSPTRELAAALTVARSTVTIAYESLVAEGFATSQAGAGTFVSHQLEAKRPASKTRRSTVRAVRVRGVWETILPPTAFARAADFDFRTGLPDASLFPHGAWRRVVSRAVRSREMAAGVYENPAGNRELRAAIARHIGISRSVSGSPDDVIVTNGTQQALDIIARVLLEPGDVVAMEDPGYQPPKHLFKALGTRVIGVPVDSEGLVVEALPAEARAVYVTPSHQYPLGVAMSLSRRRALLAWAERNNAVVVEDDYDSEFRFGGRPLEPLQTLDSAGRVVYVGTFSKTLLPTLRLGFMVVPPSLREAAQKAKFVTDWHTATMAQSALARFIDEGAFARHIRRVSRTYSERHQVLTAAIKSNFGDYLDLIPSSTGLHIAAYARRASVGHIDAIASRAFDLGVAFQRLSACRVDGKPQAGILLGYGAIETARIAEGLRRLRSCFDECVSRRPNAA from the coding sequence GTGGCTTTTCATGTCAGCCTTGTTGGTCGAGGTGACCTCAGCGGCGAGATCTACCGTCAGATCCGGCAGGCAATTCTGGACGGGCGCCTTCGGCCTGGAGAGCGGCTGTCTCCCACGCGAGAACTAGCCGCCGCGCTGACGGTTGCGCGATCGACGGTGACGATTGCTTATGAAAGCCTTGTCGCGGAAGGATTCGCGACATCGCAAGCGGGCGCCGGGACGTTCGTCAGCCATCAGCTTGAGGCGAAACGTCCAGCATCGAAAACAAGGCGGTCGACAGTCCGCGCAGTTCGGGTGCGTGGCGTTTGGGAGACCATATTGCCTCCGACGGCCTTTGCCCGCGCGGCGGATTTCGACTTTAGAACCGGGCTTCCGGACGCTTCGTTGTTCCCACACGGAGCCTGGCGGCGGGTCGTCTCCCGTGCGGTGCGCTCGCGCGAAATGGCGGCAGGCGTCTACGAGAATCCTGCTGGCAATCGGGAGCTGCGCGCGGCTATTGCTCGCCACATTGGCATCTCACGAAGCGTTTCCGGATCGCCCGACGACGTCATCGTGACTAATGGCACCCAACAGGCGCTCGACATCATCGCTCGCGTGCTCCTCGAGCCCGGCGATGTCGTTGCGATGGAAGATCCGGGCTATCAACCGCCAAAGCACTTGTTCAAGGCGTTGGGCACGCGCGTGATCGGTGTGCCGGTCGACAGCGAAGGTCTCGTCGTGGAGGCGCTGCCGGCCGAGGCAAGGGCCGTCTACGTGACGCCCTCGCATCAATATCCCCTCGGCGTGGCCATGAGCCTGTCGCGCCGACGCGCACTGCTTGCCTGGGCCGAGCGCAACAACGCGGTTGTCGTTGAGGACGACTATGATAGCGAGTTTCGCTTCGGTGGGCGTCCGCTCGAGCCGCTTCAGACCCTCGATTCAGCCGGTCGCGTTGTGTATGTCGGCACGTTTTCAAAGACGTTGCTGCCGACTCTCCGGCTGGGCTTTATGGTCGTGCCGCCGTCGCTGCGAGAGGCGGCGCAGAAGGCGAAGTTCGTCACCGATTGGCATACAGCGACAATGGCGCAGAGCGCGCTGGCGCGGTTCATCGACGAGGGCGCGTTTGCGCGCCACATTCGCAGGGTGAGCCGCACCTATAGCGAACGGCATCAGGTGCTGACCGCGGCGATCAAGAGCAACTTCGGCGATTATCTCGACCTTATTCCGTCGAGCACCGGGTTGCACATCGCCGCCTACGCGCGAAGAGCGTCGGTTGGTCATATTGATGCGATTGCATCAAGAGCCTTTGATCTCGGCGTCGCCTTCCAAAGACTGTCGGCCTGCCGGGTGGACGGAAAGCCTCAGGCCGGCATCCTCCTGGGATATGGGGCGATCGAGACGGCTCGGATTGCCGAAGGGCTGAGGCGGCTGCGAAGTTGCTTCGATGAATGCGTGTCTCGACGCCCGAATGCAGCGTGA